The genomic DNA TATGGTTTATTTTTAGGATTTTGGTTATTTTGCGGATTTGCTTTTCAGACATATGCGCTCAAATACTCATATAGCTCAACAGTAGCATTTATCACAGGATTAAGCGTCGTTTTAGTACCGTTTTTGATGCTTGTATTTTTTAAGCAAAGTGTGAATAAATTTGCATTTGGAGGAGCTCTTATAGCTTTTATCGGACTATATTTTCTTAGCGGCACGGGAGAATTTGGGCTTGGTAAAGGCGAAATTCTATCCATTATTTGCGCTGTTTGTTATGCTTTGCATATCTCATTTACAGGAGTTTTGGTTAGCAAATGTAATATTTATGCGATGGTAATTTGCGAATTTTTTGCCGTGACGATTTTAAGCTTTTTTGGAGCGATATTTTTTGAGAGTGGCGATACAAATTCATTATTTCAAGGACTTCAAATTAGTTTTGAAACAGAGTTTTTAATGGCACTTATAGTCTGCGCTCTATTTGCTACCGTATTTGCATTTTTCGTACAAAGCTACGCTCAAATTTATACAACTGCTACAAAAACAGCTTTGATATTCACGCTTGAGCCAGTAAGCGCCGGATTAGCCGGTTATTATATCGCAAATGAAATTTTAAGCGTAACGCAGGTACTAGGAGCTACGGCTATACTTTTTGGAGTGCTGTTTAGCGAAATAGGTTCAAATTTAATAAAGCAAGCGACTCTTAAATTTGAAAATTAAATTTGAGTTTTATTTTTTAGCTTAGACTTAAATGTGCAAAATACCTCAACACCAAAAAAGCAGATCGTGGCGACTAAGATAATGCTAGCACCACTCGTAAGATTATAACTATAACTAAGCCACAAACCAAAAATAGTGAAAAGTGCAGATATAACGCCTGCTAAAATCATCATAATACCTAAATTCGGACTAAACTTTTCAGCGATATAAGGAGGTATAGTAAGAAGAGCTATAACAAGTATAAGTCCGACTACTCTTATAGTGGCTACCACGCAAAGAGACATAAGAGCCGTCATTGCATAGTATAAAAGCGTTGTGTCGACTCCTCTAAGTTTAGCAAACTCGCTATCAAAACTTACTGCGCAAATTTGCCTATAAAGTCCTATACTAAAAGCTATAAAAAGCAGATCTATGAAAGCCATAAACCATAAATCACTGCTAGAAACAGCCAAAATCGATCCAAAAAGATAACTCATAAGATCGCTATTATATCCTGGAGTAATATCTATAAAAATAATACCTATAGCCATACCAAACGCCCATATAGCACCTATTATGCTATCTGTACGATCTCTATTTTTAAGGCTTATAAAAGCTATTAAAAGTCCAAGTGCTATGGCAAAAAAAGTAGCACCCAAAAGTGGACTTAAGCCTAAAAAAAATGCTATTCCTATACCGCCATATGCTCCGTGCGCAACTCCGCCTGCTATAAAAGTCATTTTATTTACAACTATAAGAGAGCCCATAATGCCACACGCCACGCTTACTAATATTCCGGCAAAAAGAGCATTTTGCATAAAACTAAAACTAAAAGCGTCTATCATACATGCTCCTTACAGCCGCACTTTTTTAAAGCTATCTCAACATCACAAAAATGATCGTGAGAGCGACTCAAATGCTCTATAAAACTCTGCTTGTCTCTACCGTCTATGCTATGCAAAAACAGTTCGCGACTAACATAAGCAACCTTACTAGCAAAACTTATAGCCATATTTATATCATGACTTACTATAACTATACCTATACCAGTTGCGTTTATATCTTTAAGTCTAGTATAAATTTCTGCCTGACCCTCTGTGTCTATACTAGCCGTAGGCTCATCTAGCATAAGAATTTTAGCATCGCTGCAAAGTGCTCTTGCTATATAAACTCTTTGTCTCTCTCCGCCGCTTAATTCTCCTATTCCTCTTTTATAAAAATCTTGCATAGAAACTTTTTTAAGTGCATTCATAGCTAATTCTTTATCTTTTTTTGAGTAAAATCCAAATATTTTATTATCCAGTCTACCCATTAAAACAATTTCTAAAACACTCATAGGAAATGCTTTATTTATAGGTATATGCTGAGGAACATACCCTATAAATTTACAGAGCTCTTTTGGGCTTTTACCGTCTATTAATACGCTGCCTTTTAAAGGAGCGATAAGACCTAACATAAGACGCAAAAGACTGCTTTTGCCGCCTCCGTTCGGTCCTATTATGCTAAGAAAATCACTAGAATGATAGACTAAACTTATGTTTTTTAAGATAGTAGAGCCGTCATAACCAAATGTTACGTTTTTTAATTCTACTGTCATAAAACACTAACTCTACTTGAAATAATAAACATATAAACACCAAGAACTATCATTAAAGCAAGAGCTAAAAACTCAAGATAAACTCTAAGATTTTTAAATTTAAATAACGAATCATTCATACTTTTACCAAATACCGCCGCTATAAATATCACACTAGCCATACCAAGACCTATCATAAAAGCACTTGCCAATCCTATACCAAAACTACCTAAACTAAATGCTAAAACAAAAACAAGCACTGTTCCTGGGCAAGGTACAAGAGCTGCGGCAAAAACAAGCATCCACTCATAAACCGAGCGAGGAAATCCTGAAGAAAAAGAGGCGCAAACACAGCCGCAAGTACCGTTATGTTCATGATTCGAATTTGAATAGTTAAAAATTTTGGTATATATTTTGGATTGATCGCTAATTGTTTTAAATTTAATTTTTTTTGATTTGAAAAATATCTTTAATTTAGTAAAAATCATAAAAATAGCTATTAATATAATTATGACGGCCGAGATTTTTGTCGTGATACTAGCAGCTTCGTTTGTAGCTTTTGTTATAAAAGCATTTATAACAAACATCATAACATAAACCAAAATCAACGCTCCAATAACATGCAAAAAGCCGATTTTTAAGGACAAGCTGATCGCCTTCATATAACTAGCGCGGTTAGCCGCAAAATAGCTAGTAGTAAGAAGTTTTCCATGTCCCGGACCAGCAGCATGTAAAAATCCATAAACAAACGAAACTAGCAAAATAGCAAACACTCCAGAACCGCTGCTATCTTTAATAAGCATCTTTAAATTATCAAGATAATTTGTACTAACTTTTGCTAAAAGATTATATTTTTCTTCATCGATTCTATCTATATCTTTTAAAGAATCCAAAGTAGCGTTTTGCGTAGAGTCGTATTTTGGACTTTCATCCGCATTTGAGGGGTTCGTATTTTTAGGTATTATACTAGCTAAACTAGGCTTATCGGGATTTGTTTTTTTCTCTTTATCAATCTCGTAAAATGCAATATTTAAATTTATATTTGGATTGATGAAAAGTCCACTTTTTGTCTCATATGCACTAGAATCTGCGATTTTGAAGTTAAAATACTCTTGCGTATCAAATATACTTATTCGAATTACTCTACCATCTTTTAAATCCAAATTTAAAGGAAATAAAAATGTAAAAACGAGTCTTCCGTCCTCGATAGCGGTTTTTACCTCATTTGCTTTTAAATTTAGTTTTTTGCTTTTTTCCTCTCCGTCATAATACGAAAAATCCATTAAATAATCTTTAGGCTCCAAATAGTCCAAAAGAGCTTTTTGAATCTCTGATAATTCATCTTCTTCTAGTTTTAAATTTGAGTTTATATCATATGTTTTAAAAGTCAATTCGGTAAAATTCTCAGAAAATATCCATTTGACTTTTGCATCTTTTATTTTATCATCATCTTCGATAAAACTTATCTCAGTATGAGCCGTAGGTGAATAAAGTGAGCAAAGCGCGCATCCAAACGCACTTTGCAATAATAAAATTAAAGTTAAAAAAACTACTTTCATAAACCTTCTTTAAATGCATTTGCCGTATTTTTCATACTTTCTACCCAATCCTCGGCTAAATTATCTATCTCTACAACATTTGCACCGGCTTCTTTAGCTATAAGCTGTGCTGCTTTTTTAGAAAACTGCGGCGCTACAAAGATAACTTTTACGTTCTCTTCTTTGGCTTCTTTTATGATATTTGCCAACTGAGCCGGTTTTGGCTCTTTTCCTTCAGTCTCTATAGCTATTTGATTTAAGCCGTAGCGCTTAGCAAAATACACCCACGACGGATGGTAAACTATGAAATTTCTATTTTTTACAGAAGCTAGTTGCTCTTTTATATAACTATCTAGCATATCAAGTTCATTTTGAAATTTAGCTAAATTTGCTTCATATAAAGCTTTATTTTTAGGATAATGAGCTATTAAAGCGTCGGCTATATTTTTAGCTTGTATTTTAACAAGAAGAGGATCAACCCAGATATGAGTATCAAAATTCCTGTCTATATGTTCTAACATATCTTCTATGATATCTGCTTTTTTCATATTTGATTTATAAAAAGTAGGCCAATTTTCAAGTTCTAAACTAAGAGTTTTAAAACTATCATCTCCCATATAAATATGAAAATGAGAGATTTTTGCAGGACCGATCTCATGGTCGCTAAACTGAATAAATTTAGGTGCATTACTATTTTTATCTATATTTTCCAACTGATACCTGACACCTTTTTTACCGCTTTTATATGTTAGAATTTCATAACCTTTATAAGCATATTTTCCAGTATTTACACCGTTAGAAGTATAAAAACTTATATTACCGTTGTTTATAACTATACGATTTATACTGCTTTTATAGCCTTTTTCATACTGTTTTTTATACTCGTTGAAATTTTTATCGCTATTTGGAGAGCTTGCCTTGGCTTCTAAAACAGGGTCAAGACTACCATCGATCAAATACGGATATACACTATTAAAATCTCCGTTCCAGTCGCTGATATCTCTATCTTTTACATCATTATCATCAAAAATTCCGTAATAACTATCTTTATGTTGTTTAGCGTGATCGTGTTTTTCATGGTCGTGATCTCCATGCTCATGAGCCTCGCTAGTTATAAGCGGAACACCTTTTTGAGTTTTGATTATATCTAAGCTCGGATAGCTTTTAGCAAATCTTGGAAGCCACGTATTTTCGTATTCCATTCCAACGGCAAAAAATATATCGCTTTTTTCTAGATTTTTCATCTGTTCGGGACGCGGCTCATAAATATGAGGATCGGCACCGGCATTTACCATATAATTTACGTCTACACTATCTCCTGCTATTTGCTCAACAAAATACTTCGTAGGTAAAATGCTAGTAGTTACAACTGGTTTTGCATATATAAATGCAGCGCCTATACATAAAACGCAAAGAAATTTGTTCATCTTTTTCCTTTTAAATTTGATATTTTGCAGAGCATTATATCAAATGCAACTTAGTTGCAACTTAACAGTAAATAATTCAAAAATTATATTCTAATATGGCTAAAATTTGACTTATTTTTTATTATATATTTTAAATTTAACTGTTTTTATGATATGATTTTAACCAAAAAAATGAGGTGGTTAAATGAAAGCGACTACTTTTTTACAAAGCCATAATATATCTTCAACTCCGCTTAGAATAGAGTTAGTAAAGATGTTGCAAAACGCAAACAAACCTATAAGTTATGATGAGTTTTTGTCTAAAATCAAAGCAAATAAAACAACAATTTATAGAAATTTAGATCTTCTTTTAAGCAAAAATTTGATCATCAAAAATGAAATAGAGCATAAAAGTTTTTATGAGTTAGCAGATCATGCTAAAGCATATTTTGTATGCGAAACATGCCATGAGATGGAAGAAATCGAAGTTCCAAATTTACCTGGTAAAAATATAAAAAGTGCCGTTATAAAGGGTATTTGCGAAAAATGCAGCTAGTAAGATATTTTAAATTTCCAACAGATAGATTTGATTTTAAGCCTTTTTTTTATAAAATGATACATTTAAAAAAGGTTAGCAATTGCAAAATACGCTAGTAAAAATAGCTCGCCAAAAACATCAGTATAATGAAAGCATTGGCATAATGAAAGTATTGGTATTTTGATGATAAAGTTAATTCTGATTTTAGGAATTATCACGAGTTTGTTTGGACAGATCAGAGATGAGATATTTATGCCTCTTACGCAGCAAAAAGCATATAACAAGCAAAAAGCAGATCTAGGAAAAGAGCTTTTTAGAGATAAAAGACTAAGCAAAGATAAAACTATCTCTTGTGAAACTTGTCATAATCTTGAAATCACCGCAACCGGAACTTCAAATCAAAAACTGTTAAATCCTCCGACTCTGCTGAATTCCTCTTTAAATTTTATATTTTCTAGTAAAGGAGATATAAAAAATCTCAGTGAACAGATAAAAAAATCATTAACTAGCGATAAAGAACTTAACAGTAAAGAGGAATTTATAGTATCTCAAATAAACAAAAATCCTAAATATGAAGCTAAATTTAAAAATCTCTACAAAGACGGCGTGACGTTTGAAAATTCAGTAGATGCTTTAACTGAGTTTATCAAAGCACTTACTACGCCGCTTAGTCGTTTTGATAAATTTTTAGCAGGAGATAAAACCGCACTCAGCGATGACGAACAAAAAGGACTTGATATATTTATAAGATCTGGCTGCGTTAGCTGTCATAACGGAATAAATTTAGGCGGAAATATAATAAGCATTATGAAAAATGAAATGATAAATACAAACGAGATATTAAAAGTGCCAACGCTAAGAAACATCTCTCTTACAAAACCGTATTTTCACGATGGACGCGTAAATGAGCTTAGAGACGCTATCGAAATGATAAGATCAAGGATACACTCGAGAAAACACAACGAGGAAGAGTGCGAACTGATATATAAATTTCTACTTACTTTAGAGGGAAACACTCCGGAGATATTATATGAATAAAAGATATATTACGAATAAAATAATTGTTGTTATGGTTTTGGTGTTATCTCTTTTTTGTGCGTATTTTATATTTCACACTAGTGAAATTATATCAAAAAATAACTTTTGGCTTGACAAAGCATCGGAGATAAAAATATTAAATAACGATATAGATATTCAAATGTCTAAACAACTATC from Campylobacter fetus subsp. fetus includes the following:
- a CDS encoding Fur family transcriptional regulator, coding for MKATTFLQSHNISSTPLRIELVKMLQNANKPISYDEFLSKIKANKTTIYRNLDLLLSKNLIIKNEIEHKSFYELADHAKAYFVCETCHEMEEIEVPNLPGKNIKSAVIKGICEKCS
- a CDS encoding DMT family transporter, with the translated sequence MKKSVIAEILLIFVAISWGMTFVPVAEAIKSVNVFSFLFWRFLIATIFMFVFCIKICKFDKKSIYYGLFLGFWLFCGFAFQTYALKYSYSSTVAFITGLSVVLVPFLMLVFFKQSVNKFAFGGALIAFIGLYFLSGTGEFGLGKGEILSIICAVCYALHISFTGVLVSKCNIYAMVICEFFAVTILSFFGAIFFESGDTNSLFQGLQISFETEFLMALIVCALFATVFAFFVQSYAQIYTTATKTALIFTLEPVSAGLAGYYIANEILSVTQVLGATAILFGVLFSEIGSNLIKQATLKFEN
- a CDS encoding metal ABC transporter solute-binding protein, Zn/Mn family, which gives rise to MNKFLCVLCIGAAFIYAKPVVTTSILPTKYFVEQIAGDSVDVNYMVNAGADPHIYEPRPEQMKNLEKSDIFFAVGMEYENTWLPRFAKSYPSLDIIKTQKGVPLITSEAHEHGDHDHEKHDHAKQHKDSYYGIFDDNDVKDRDISDWNGDFNSVYPYLIDGSLDPVLEAKASSPNSDKNFNEYKKQYEKGYKSSINRIVINNGNISFYTSNGVNTGKYAYKGYEILTYKSGKKGVRYQLENIDKNSNAPKFIQFSDHEIGPAKISHFHIYMGDDSFKTLSLELENWPTFYKSNMKKADIIEDMLEHIDRNFDTHIWVDPLLVKIQAKNIADALIAHYPKNKALYEANLAKFQNELDMLDSYIKEQLASVKNRNFIVYHPSWVYFAKRYGLNQIAIETEGKEPKPAQLANIIKEAKEENVKVIFVAPQFSKKAAQLIAKEAGANVVEIDNLAEDWVESMKNTANAFKEGL
- a CDS encoding metal ABC transporter ATP-binding protein, with translation MTVELKNVTFGYDGSTILKNISLVYHSSDFLSIIGPNGGGKSSLLRLMLGLIAPLKGSVLIDGKSPKELCKFIGYVPQHIPINKAFPMSVLEIVLMGRLDNKIFGFYSKKDKELAMNALKKVSMQDFYKRGIGELSGGERQRVYIARALCSDAKILMLDEPTASIDTEGQAEIYTRLKDINATGIGIVIVSHDINMAISFASKVAYVSRELFLHSIDGRDKQSFIEHLSRSHDHFCDVEIALKKCGCKEHV
- a CDS encoding DUF1007 family protein; the encoded protein is MKVVFLTLILLLQSAFGCALCSLYSPTAHTEISFIEDDDKIKDAKVKWIFSENFTELTFKTYDINSNLKLEEDELSEIQKALLDYLEPKDYLMDFSYYDGEEKSKKLNLKANEVKTAIEDGRLVFTFLFPLNLDLKDGRVIRISIFDTQEYFNFKIADSSAYETKSGLFINPNINLNIAFYEIDKEKKTNPDKPSLASIIPKNTNPSNADESPKYDSTQNATLDSLKDIDRIDEEKYNLLAKVSTNYLDNLKMLIKDSSGSGVFAILLVSFVYGFLHAAGPGHGKLLTTSYFAANRASYMKAISLSLKIGFLHVIGALILVYVMMFVINAFITKATNEAASITTKISAVIIILIAIFMIFTKLKIFFKSKKIKFKTISDQSKIYTKIFNYSNSNHEHNGTCGCVCASFSSGFPRSVYEWMLVFAAALVPCPGTVLVFVLAFSLGSFGIGLASAFMIGLGMASVIFIAAVFGKSMNDSLFKFKNLRVYLEFLALALMIVLGVYMFIISSRVSVL
- a CDS encoding metal ABC transporter permease; translation: MIDAFSFSFMQNALFAGILVSVACGIMGSLIVVNKMTFIAGGVAHGAYGGIGIAFFLGLSPLLGATFFAIALGLLIAFISLKNRDRTDSIIGAIWAFGMAIGIIFIDITPGYNSDLMSYLFGSILAVSSSDLWFMAFIDLLFIAFSIGLYRQICAVSFDSEFAKLRGVDTTLLYYAMTALMSLCVVATIRVVGLILVIALLTIPPYIAEKFSPNLGIMMILAGVISALFTIFGLWLSYSYNLTSGASIILVATICFFGVEVFCTFKSKLKNKTQI
- a CDS encoding cytochrome-c peroxidase; its protein translation is MIKLILILGIITSLFGQIRDEIFMPLTQQKAYNKQKADLGKELFRDKRLSKDKTISCETCHNLEITATGTSNQKLLNPPTLLNSSLNFIFSSKGDIKNLSEQIKKSLTSDKELNSKEEFIVSQINKNPKYEAKFKNLYKDGVTFENSVDALTEFIKALTTPLSRFDKFLAGDKTALSDDEQKGLDIFIRSGCVSCHNGINLGGNIISIMKNEMINTNEILKVPTLRNISLTKPYFHDGRVNELRDAIEMIRSRIHSRKHNEEECELIYKFLLTLEGNTPEILYE